From Acidobacteriota bacterium, the proteins below share one genomic window:
- a CDS encoding RNA polymerase sigma factor, whose protein sequence is MMTQEWTESLPERSRPPEVANPGACGGEGVSDEQLVRRSLEGEEDAFRSLYERYRRPVYGAVRRILGDPEDSRDATQEIFLAVYRSLAQWNPEKARFGCWIRRVATNRAIDHWRCRRRGIDLLFGETPGPAGNVARPCPAGMRPAEKMVEFRERALEVRRFLERLPQPQGRFVVLRYCEGLKLREIAEREGCRLGTVKSTLHRVTREMRRKLKRA, encoded by the coding sequence ATGATGACGCAGGAATGGACCGAGTCTCTTCCGGAGCGCTCCCGGCCGCCGGAGGTGGCAAACCCGGGCGCGTGCGGAGGGGAAGGAGTTTCGGACGAGCAGCTGGTGAGACGGAGCCTCGAGGGGGAAGAGGACGCGTTCCGGAGCCTGTATGAAAGATACCGCCGCCCGGTTTACGGCGCCGTGCGGAGGATTCTGGGAGATCCCGAGGACTCGCGGGATGCGACGCAGGAGATCTTTCTTGCCGTGTACCGTTCCCTGGCGCAGTGGAACCCGGAAAAGGCCCGGTTCGGGTGCTGGATCCGCAGGGTCGCGACCAACCGGGCCATCGATCACTGGCGCTGCCGCCGACGCGGGATCGACCTGCTGTTCGGGGAAACGCCCGGCCCGGCAGGGAACGTCGCCCGACCCTGCCCGGCCGGGATGCGTCCGGCCGAAAAGATGGTGGAATTCAGGGAGCGCGCCCTGGAGGTGCGGCGCTTTCTCGAGCGTTTGCCGCAACCGCAGGGAAGGTTTGTCGTATTACGATATTGCGAAGGGTTGAAGCTGCGCGAAATCGCCGAAAGGGAAGGGTGCAGGCTGGGGACCGTGAAAAGCACCCTTCACCGGGTGACGCGGGAGATGCGGCGCAAACTGAAGCGCGCCTAG